Genomic segment of Dromiciops gliroides isolate mDroGli1 chromosome 3, mDroGli1.pri, whole genome shotgun sequence:
cttgcccagggtcacacagctagtagaatAATTGTTTTAGAAATAAGACTGTGTACCTGTGACATATCTACAAATAATTTGTACCTCAACAAGATTCTTTGCACtgtagtaaaataattttttttctgttgcagTCTAGTGACAGGACATATGTTGTGCCAAAGACTCATGGGTGAAAGGtatagaaaaggaataaaaagcaaAGTCCCCAGGTTTCAGTCTTTGGAGAAGAAACATTaaagagctgtgtgtgtgtgtgtgtgtgtgtgtgtgtgttctgacccatttttacaggtgatgaaCACTGGACAAGTATTGAGGTGTGGTGTAGGCAGGGAGCACATATGAGGTGTGCTGTATAGCAGGGTATGAAAGACATTCGGGGAGTTTAAGCCTGTTCTAGTGGTCCTAAGTGACTTGGGAGTTGGTAGAAGGGTCTTTTTTCATGGTCTTTATTATGGAAATCTTCCTGAATTGTCCATATGGATGGCCTGCAGCAGGTGCCCACAGGGTGAGAGCTCATAGGACAACTTCATGGATGCTGCCAGATGCTCTGGTTGCCAGGCACCTTGGCAAAAGTGGTTACCATGGCAACTTCTGGGACATGTCTGCAGTTTTTgcatccttctcccctccctaccACTCCCAGTAGCTCATTCCTAGTATTAGGATGCCCTTTTACAACACCTGTTCCAGGTGGGTGGTGAGGTTATCAAAATAGAGCCTTTAGGACAGGATGTCCTCTCCACCCTAGGATACATGTGTTGTCCCCATGTATTAAAATAACCTGTTTGTCAGTGTAAATGGGTAAGATATATGTAATCTGTGCCTGTGCACATTTCTATATATGGTGACACCTATCCATTAATTCCCGTGaattttctatctctgtctctctgtctgtctttctgtctctgtctctgtctccccctaaccccctccctttcccctacccTGGAAGAGGAGCTGTATACCTTTGTTTTGAAGAATGCTGAATCATGGGCTCAGACACTGTGTCTGACATAGATTGCAGCCCCATCCTATACACTCTTCCCCTGATTCTATTAATGTTCTCCtacctcctccccaacccccatcacATCCCCCTTTCCTTATCCTATCTCTGAGATGAGCTGTGATAGAACAGTGGGAAAGAGTCCTTTCTTCACCCAACCCAGGGTCCTGATCATCAGTCTGGGTTTCTTTGCCCTTGCCTCAGTACGGAATTATtgacttttccctctctgtgTTTCTGCTCCAGGAATCCAGGAATCCAGATTTGTCCTGTTTCCTGGGCCCCTGGGAGACTAACTAGCTTTCAGGATACCTTCTCCATCCTCATGCTGATCCCTAGCATCTGCTTTCCCCTTGCTAATCTGATTAAGGAGGGCACAGGGGACAGCTGCTTCTCTCCCAGACAGCCTTTGTGATATGGTGAAGGGAAAAAATATCTGACCTTACACTTGGGCCTCTCACCCACCCTAGGGAACCAATGTCATTGAAGAGTCACACAGACAATTGAAGGGGTGTGAAGCATGGAAGTCTAGATAGCTTGGTTAAAGGAGTCTCAATGATTGTAGCTTATTAGGGTCTCTCATCGACTATAATCCGTCAGGGATATTTTAGGAATTCTTTGGTGTGTTCTGGGGGTGTGGGTGGACTGAGGACAGGCAGGTGCAGCTGTGGGGATGGAGCTCTGTTATCCTTCCTCAACGTTGAGGTTCCTTCTGCTCCGGCCCTCTCCTCTTCTGACACTTGGCTTTCTTCCTGGACTAGACCGAGGTCCTCCCTCCGCCTTTCCcaaactcctccccacccccacccccccaccccttactATGGCAACCCAGGACGTGGCTCTAGCAGCCTAGCCACCTAACGGGATAGGGGAGAGTAAGCCACTCCCAGCTCCGTCTGGTTACCATGGTGACAGCCGCAGGGTGACCCGAgtgttcttctcctcctcccgACCGCCCCCTcaccacttcccccccccccccccccgccccactccAGGCCTGGTAAGGAAGATGACGGCGCGCTGCTGACTGCGCCAAAATCCAGCCAATGGGTTGTTGCTCCagtctctcctccttcttcctccctcccccaagataACTCCCCTAGGAACTTGATTCACAAATCTGTGCTAGGGATTTCCGGCTCCGGGGAGGTGGTGctgtggtggggtggggaattGATGTAGATGGGAAAGGCTTGCAGGTCAGGGAGGGGGAGATCCTTTTTCTTCAGGGATGGAAAGCCGAGGGATGGGGAGCTAGGATTTGGGCTCCAGGGTTCCCTCGTTTGGTCTTGATCCCACCTCGAGCCCCAACTTCACCGGAACACGAAGTCAGATACCCATTGCTACAACCACTAGCACTCACACTTACACTCTCACACTCACGGCTCTCAAGGCCACGCCTAGTGTTTTGGTACCATGGACAGCGGTGCCAACAGCTCCGCCTCCAGTACTTTGGAGACCCCATCTCCCAGAGTAGGCAGACCAGCCCTGGACTTGAAAGGGTGGGGCTCGGGAGGGTTATTCGACAAAGAAATTAACAAAGCATTGGCAGAGGTCAAAGACATCGACATTTTCCCGAACCAGTTTTCCAAGGTCAAGGGAAATGGATAATGGAGGCACTATCTGGGTAACTGAGTCGAAAGTGGCAATTGAACTCTTTCTCTCCGCCTAAAATTCCTCCTGTGCAGAGCCGGTTTTTCTCTATAATACGTGTCAGTTCCTCTCTAGGGCTGAGGAGAGATTAGGTTATGTTTCAGTCTCTGGGGCTATTCTGGGTTGGAGTGGGAAAAATAAATCGTTTAAAGGGACTTGGGGGCCCTCGAAGCTGGCAAGGCCTTGGCAAAAGTTCTTGGCTAGAGATAAAGCAGGCCCCAGTTGATGGCCAGATAATTCTACTCTCCTGACCAAATGTAAAGGCCAGTGGGGgttgggaaagggggaaagggaggcagCGGCTGGTCAATCTGAGTCTCATTTCCCCTAGTCTAAAACGATAATGGTTTGTTTTCTACTCTCCTTTACCAGGGAGTCTAGAGCTAAgtgagctagaagagatcttttCAGGGCTTTTTCATTAGATGTCTCCTATCTCCACCTCCCCACTTCAACGTGCTGCTGTTTCACCTGACCCAGGCTTTTGACCatctttagtttcctcttctgtgaaaaatagggataagatGGAGGCATTAAAAGGACATTGATTTGTAGatttctctcccacctcaggtttCAATCTGTTTCCCTCTCCGGCGAGGGGatcacctcactctctccccccccccacccagtccCCAAAGAAAAGCAGTCGCAGAGCCTTCTGCAGGCGCTTCCAGCGCTTTATAGCTCCCTcagggacagacagacagttCAGCCCGCGCCTTCGGTCCGAAACATTGGCACGTTGGACACGGCCCCCAGGCCCAATACGGCCTCGGGCCCCCTCCCCCAGGGAAACGAGGCCCCGGCTCAGCACCTTGGACAGCTCCCGGCCCGCcagccctctccctcccccctcccccagggatcacttcctgaaaacatccaaataaataaaaaggaaaaaaaaagtgggaaggggaGTTGAGAATAGGGGAAGGCCTCTTCTAAAGTGAgaagagttttctttctttacccttccccctcttctgctGAGCTGTCGCCGGGGCCTCTCCCAATCCACCCCTACCTAGGACTCAGGGAGGAATCTCTCCCCCCCGCACACAATTCCCTCAGCCCGCAGCACCTCCCCCTCTCCCGGCATGCACCGCGTCAGAAAAGGTGGGGAGAGAACAAGGGGCATCTTGGTGGTTGAGCTCCCAAGACTGCAACTTTCTGCTGCAGGAGAGACAGCCCCCAACCACAGTCAATCCAATCTTCTtccagagagaagggggaggaaacgggacagggagggggagaatggAGAATCAGAGACTCATGTAGACATGAGAAAAGGTGGTCAGAGAAAAACACatgaagaaagggggaagagataaTCAGAGAGAAGGACAGTCATATATCcagaaaagaggaggagatggaCTGAGGAGCACAcaggttcacacacacacacacacacacacacacacacacacacacgaaacagACGAGGAAAGTTGGACAGAGACACCCAATCCAGACTGGAGGAGAaatggacagaaagaaaaatggacacAAGCAGCAGAGGTGGGTACACATATTTGCAGACAGGAAAGATGGATAGAGGCATACTTCCAGATAAGAGAAGAGATGGGGAGACACAAGCATCTTTCCAAACTGGAGAAATGGACAGAGACAGGAGAACAGATGAATAGAGACATATAGACAGGAGAAAAGGCAGAGATACATATAAACAGACGAAAACATGGACATATACAAACACATCCAGAACgtagaagagaaaagagacacaGGCAGAAGAGGCAGACAGACAATCATATAGACAAGaaggagagatagacagagacatatAGATAGGAGAAAAGGGCAGAGACACCTTAGCAGGAGAAATGGACAGACACAAAACAGGTACAAatagggggagagaaaagagatacaGACAGGAGAGGTAGACAGGCACTCATACAGGAGAAATGGACAGAGACACCctaaaataaatgagagagaaggcagagactAAAGCATACAGGTAagaggagaaatggagagaaacagaaacacatatacaaacaGGAGAGCTGGGCAGAGAAAGAAGTGGAGAGACCCACAGGCAGAAGAAGAGAGAATccattcccttttcccatttcctcttccccactcttcctctccccctcccactgctcagcttcccctccccccgcaAATCCAAGACCAGCAGGACCCAGGTGTCCCATCCGCCATACTCCAATGGGTGGTGGCATCTCCTCAGTGGAGGGGGGCAGTTGGGTGGagaagcagcaacagcagcaacagcggCGGCAGCGTTCCAAGGGCTCAGTGTATGTgtccgggggagggggggaggggaccCGGTCATCCCCTGTCTCCGGCCCAGGTGCCCCTTGGCGGTGGCGGCAGCAGCATCGCCTCCTAGCGGTCCAGATTCATAGTCCAATGCTTGGCTCCGGCGTTGCTGTCCCTGGCGTTGGTAGCGCCACCGCCCGTGGGACCCCCAGCCCCCATACCGACCTCGCCCTCGTTCTTGAGGTCCTGGAAGACCTGGGTGAAGAAGTGGGGGTCGGCGTTGAGTCGCAGCATCTGCGCGCTGAGCCTCTGGATTAGCCGCAGGCAACGCTGCCAGAAGCGCTCCTTGTCCGGCTCCACTAGGAAAGGTTTGAGAGGATAGGAGATCTCGTTCCCCATGTAGGAATAGGCGAGGTAGAGGCAGGTGAGGAAGGCGGCCTGCAGCTCAGCGGCCGAGCCCAGCTCGTCCCCGCGCAGCGCCTCCCGGCACAGCAGATACACGAACACCAGGTTGGCTGGGGTGATGAACGCCTGGTCTTGCCACCCCTGCAGCAGAAGGGACCGGTCCACCCCTCGGAACCAGCCCACCAGCTCCCCAGGGCTCAGCTCCTTCAGTCGGTAGCAGCGCCGACACACAAAGTCGCCCAGGCAGCGGAGCAGCTCGCCAGTGGAGGCCTGCACGATGACCCGTCGGGGAGAACCCCCGGGGACTGAAGGGGCCTGGGGGGCCgcaggcggcggcggcggcggcagcggcttccctcctccccctccggAGCCCGGAGGGGCCGAGGTGCTGACTCCAGAGGACGGCTCGACGGTGGTGGGCACTGTGGGCACTGGCACAGGCAGGGGCTTGGCGGCGCCGCCGCCATCTGGGGGTTCCCGGCCCTTCCGGAGAAGGTTCTCTCGGTTGCGCTGCTGGACCAGTAAGTCTGGGCCCGCCTGGGCGGGCTTGGGCGTCACCTTCTTGCTGCCCTTCTTCTTCTTGGCGGACGCGGCCACCAGCCGCTTCCAGGTGAGCGCGGAGATGAGAACTGACGGCCGCTTCAGCCGGCTCTCGCCCTTGCCTCCTTTGCCCGACGGTAGCTGCCCATAGCCTCCCAGCGACTCCTCCCCAGCGGACTGCTGCGGCTTCCTTCTTTTCGTCGGGGCAGCCCGCCTGGCCGCCGGCCCTTGGCCGAGGAGGCAGGCGACAGAGACAGCACCGTGCCCATCCTGTGGGGCAGAAAGAGCTCACGGGGCCCGGGCGACGCTCCCCCGTGGGGGAGCCAGGAAACACACGCGCCGCTGCTGCAGCACCCGGGGACCGGGGCCTGATGAAGGGAGGAGACCCCGGGCTCGGGGCGGAGGAGGGGGCAATAGGAGGGGGAAATGTAGTGGCAccgcggcggcggtggcggctgCTCTCTGGGTCTGAGCTGCGCCAGCTGCTGCGCCAGCCCCACCCCTCGGGCCCCCTCCCACAGGGCGCCGCGCCCCGCCCCACGCAGCCAATCCGAGCCTGTGCTGCCCCCCACGACTGGCAGCCCCTCGGACCAATAAGGACTCGCTTCGGGAGTCCAAGTTCGcccttcccatccccacctcccatccttcccccccccaccttgttcCCTTCGCTCTGTGGGGGGGCGGTTGGAAACCTGGGGGTTTAGAGATGCTATTTGTAGGAAGCCGAGGCAGGGCCGGGGGGTTGGGGCTGGCCGTAGTGGAGGGTGGTGAAATGGTTCTCCAAGCACCCGGCGGTTGTCTCCCTCTTCCCACTCCTCTGCTGTCCGTCTTCGGCCTGGCTTGTTTTGGTGCAGTGGGGCCGAATTTGCGATGAGGCTGAGAGGGAGCCCGCACTGGGGGCCCCAGGGCGTGGGGTAGGGGAGAAGAGTGAAAGGCTGGCGCTCCTTGCCTAAtaatgccctgcccccccaagttGCGGAGAGGCAGGTCTCTGAGGACCATCCCTCTCCCTTACCTCCTCcaaccttccctctcttcctcttccctcccgcCATGAGAGCCGCTGCAGAGGTTGGGAGGGATATGAATTgtgagactctgtgtgtgtgtgtgtgtgtgtgtgtgtgtgtgtgtgtgtgtgtccgcgCGTGTGTTGtgcaaaaatatgtgtgtgtgcataggtGTGCATTGTGGTCACAGAAGCAGATCTATATATTCCTGCATGAGTTTTTGTTCCCCCACTTTTCCTTCCCCATATCAGAGGGTGATGCTAACTCGTTATCTAGGCACTCTCTTTAGAACTAGCTGAAAGATGCCCCAGCAGCCTAATGAAACAGTGGATCTCTGCAGGGGGCGGAGATGAAGCTTCTGACAGCTCTATGCTGTGGTCCCAATTTTCCGACCCACAGGGTATTGCATTGGGTCTAGGACTCCATATCCCAGGCTGTCACTAGGCTAGTCTCTAATCAGCTCTTCTCTGACCACTAAACTGTCCATTCACCCTAAAGAGAGAGACAAACCTCGCCCTCCCAAatatgcataaacacacataaaGCACACCTCTCTCTTGGGGATGAGTTGCATAACTGCATTCCCtcaattcccccctccccagcctgagTTGGGGTATAGCTTTATGGTAATTGTAGCTACACATCTCTGACCAATCCTGTTAACATAACTATCTCACAGCATTCTACTTCAGCTATGCCGGTGATCATTTCACTTCTGTCAATGGGTCAACTGGTGAGGGTCAAGTACTC
This window contains:
- the CDK5R2 gene encoding LOW QUALITY PROTEIN: cyclin-dependent kinase 5 activator 2 (The sequence of the model RefSeq protein was modified relative to this genomic sequence to represent the inferred CDS: deleted 2 bases in 1 codon), translating into MGTVLSLSPASSAKGRRPGGLPRRKEKPQQSAGEESLGGYGQLPSGKGGKGESRLKRPSVLISALTWKRLVAASAKKKKGSKKVTPKPAQAGPDLLVQQRNRENLLRKGREPPDGGGAAKPLPVPVPTVPTTVEPSSGVSTSAPPGSGGGGGKPLPPPPPPAAPQAPSVPGGSPRRVIVQASTGELLRCLGDFVCRRCYRLKELSPGELVGWFRGVDRSLLLQGWQDQAFITPANLVFVYLLCREALRGDELGSAAELQAAFLTCLYLAYSYMGNEISYPLKPFLVEPDKERFWQRCLRLIQRLSAQMLRLNADPHFFTQVFQDLKNEGEVGMGAGGPTGGGATNARDSNAGAKHWTMNLDR